The Endozoicomonas montiporae CL-33 genome contains a region encoding:
- the drmB gene encoding DUF1998 domain-containing protein: MIDKNWFTPVRFSHLTSHAAVGSIVRDQNDWLMNVKDTRFWSAQKMTQLYAVERVKQHLRIHQRLLLPPTAEFDDSKNLKIHGATIPTERFPSWMKCNRCDLLFFEPWCTSEAAIDEQINCNKCKSGNLEQLTWCATSSFGDLVNVPWHLICHRNSKKRCVPDRENSYLKVVSGQRGKQIVKCEKCKSQAVFEQADFKLNNHFQIKQKFPSLLESEITYTIMEVNDPRVYTPQNAQALVIPPESNIDKNSLEYKLELNSQLINDIKNATRNLQRKKLIKRAISALHCTESELMAALKNKVTTTTSLEPEIVAGDMLGDEYLALITPEDFHESADFRTQHMTSDWLKYIDELQEASELQSSARLVDRLVAVDRLRVIEVLKGFSRAASDIEAHQPIPVLPPDLVNEADWLPAIELFGEGIFFTLDAEKLKEWESTQALRQRANEIEQRYQDSNMLLPDDATPSPRFIMLHTLAHILIRELESTAGYPAASLQERIYCSSSDNMAGILIYTAVADVAGSLGGIVDLARPDKFMRLFDAALRQADWCSLDPVCGEMEGQGPSWLNRAACHACALVPDTSCSYNNVFLDRVFIKGNSASGIPSLRDVMRNIDG, translated from the coding sequence ATGATTGATAAAAACTGGTTTACTCCTGTTCGGTTTTCTCATTTAACAAGTCATGCTGCCGTAGGTTCCATTGTACGTGATCAAAATGACTGGCTGATGAATGTTAAAGATACAAGGTTTTGGTCAGCTCAAAAGATGACTCAACTGTACGCTGTTGAGCGTGTAAAGCAGCACCTTCGAATTCATCAAAGGCTTTTATTGCCACCGACAGCAGAATTTGATGATTCGAAAAACTTGAAGATTCATGGAGCTACAATTCCAACAGAGCGATTCCCTTCGTGGATGAAATGTAATAGGTGTGACCTTCTTTTTTTCGAACCCTGGTGTACCAGTGAGGCAGCGATTGATGAACAGATCAATTGCAATAAATGTAAATCAGGTAATCTGGAGCAGTTGACCTGGTGTGCAACAAGCAGTTTCGGAGATCTCGTCAATGTACCATGGCATCTTATTTGTCATAGAAATAGCAAAAAACGCTGTGTGCCTGATCGTGAAAATAGCTATTTGAAGGTGGTTAGCGGGCAAAGAGGGAAACAAATTGTTAAGTGTGAGAAATGTAAGTCGCAGGCTGTTTTCGAGCAGGCTGACTTCAAGCTGAATAACCATTTTCAGATAAAGCAGAAATTTCCTAGCCTTCTTGAAAGTGAGATAACTTATACGATTATGGAAGTGAACGATCCCAGGGTCTACACCCCCCAAAATGCACAGGCTCTCGTTATTCCTCCAGAGTCAAACATCGATAAAAACTCTTTGGAATATAAGCTGGAGCTTAACTCCCAGTTAATAAATGACATTAAAAACGCAACCCGCAACCTGCAGCGCAAGAAATTAATCAAAAGAGCCATAAGCGCACTTCACTGCACTGAATCCGAACTGATGGCGGCTCTTAAAAACAAGGTTACAACGACCACTTCTTTAGAGCCTGAAATAGTAGCCGGAGACATGCTGGGTGATGAATACCTTGCTCTGATTACTCCGGAAGATTTCCATGAGAGCGCGGATTTTAGAACTCAACACATGACGTCGGATTGGCTGAAGTACATAGATGAACTCCAAGAGGCCTCAGAACTGCAGTCTTCGGCCAGATTAGTAGACCGGTTAGTGGCGGTGGACAGACTTCGGGTGATTGAAGTACTCAAGGGATTCTCCAGAGCGGCAAGCGATATTGAGGCACATCAGCCTATTCCAGTTCTTCCGCCTGATCTGGTCAATGAGGCTGACTGGTTGCCAGCAATAGAGTTATTCGGCGAGGGTATATTTTTTACCCTTGATGCAGAGAAACTCAAGGAGTGGGAATCAACCCAGGCTCTACGGCAGAGAGCCAATGAAATTGAACAGCGCTATCAAGATTCGAATATGCTACTGCCTGATGATGCCACGCCATCGCCTCGTTTTATCATGCTTCATACTTTGGCTCATATTTTGATCCGGGAGCTTGAATCTACAGCAGGCTACCCAGCAGCCTCTCTGCAAGAACGAATTTACTGCTCATCTTCTGATAATATGGCAGGCATTCTTATTTATACAGCAGTGGCAGATGTTGCTGGCTCTCTGGGTGGTATCGTTGACTTGGCAAGACCTGATAAATTCATGCGCTTATTTGATGCTGCTTTACGTCAGGCGGACTGGTGTTCGTTAGACCCGGTTTGTGGGGAAATGGAGGGGCAAGGTCCCTCATGGTTAAACCGCGCGGCTTGCCATGCCTGTGCATTGGTGCCTGACACGTCTTGCAGCTATAACAACGTTTTTTTAGACCGTGTATTTATTAAGGGAAATTCCGCATCGGGAATACCTTCTCTACGAGATGTAATGAGAAACATAGATGGCTAA
- a CDS encoding helicase-related protein, which yields MADYTKARLEFVNWVKQCLTGEKLKDDLLFETNPFNRYTTGILYPTGSEYESDDQVDEEDSDTKEVSSAKKTKYQPPSSMGFSFYIDNTLESLRVFFSAVRFKDQGSPNRVRHWEKHPLVDDGGEEIEALLEAPSKHVVCQGRARVDVNVRPHGDGKIVTVTLSNIQQVKLNQKEKERDKSAENSLFEAQLRCFLPENALRNYPRVSKALLTEEEQELELRYKDEHVYAIGHGVATNWSDDSGEVEIFSEFMPTVEVPQVTANTSGQFTEVLSFEFLKSIQSNSCVFDQLDEFVDNYSDWIETQEDLAASEEDDEQDTAHRLISRMETAEIRMRSSISLLRENEDAQLAFSLANQAMLAQMKLGSTNIPKTPYSWRPFQLAFFLMALESSINEDCDYRDWVDLIWFPTGGGKTEAYLGVMAFVFVYRRLKYSASGGGTTAIMRYTLRLLTSQQFVRACKVVSALELIRRETPALGEEPYSVGLWLGGESSPNTFIQALDEHSKGNFSKFVLQQCPWCATAFTKENYKATETSFHLSCSNQKCSFGCDENNILPFNVVDEALYQKPPSLLIATVDKFARLPWENRAGVFFGGNTHRPPELIIQDELHLISGALGSIVGIYEVGLEAILVSRGVYPKFIASTATIRQASEQVKALFGRDMAVFPPVGLRQKDSYFAREVPLSEKPGRLYVGYMAFGRQRQNCLDDLAGTLVAAPQALFYDQAKLKDAWWTQLIYHGSLKGVGNSRTNFQSGIPRIQNRMLLSNFFKEAETIEPGIAESLSSKLNEFPGFFNGKCPDEISDNQDFLKLYKQFFPARELNIKSLTSNQTADANAKVFDSLSSTCEKDDALDATLATNMVSVGLDEPRLALMVINGQPLTTAEYIQASSRVGRGKTPGIVFANYYKTQARSLSHYENFRAYHRSFYRFVEPSSLTPFTSQVRSRALHAALVSAVRHCEHGLLENTDAQHFAKDQPEVAKVLRLLKVRIKHALNGRKATEAEVLAHLDRLAEEWEKEASEVTNLRYKQNDKSTDGLLAPFEDSQFASGLWKTLNSMRNVEKTALFEVAGDKYHD from the coding sequence ATGGCTGATTACACCAAGGCTCGTTTAGAGTTTGTTAACTGGGTGAAGCAGTGTTTAACCGGGGAAAAACTAAAAGACGACTTACTTTTTGAAACCAACCCCTTTAATCGCTACACAACAGGGATTCTTTACCCGACAGGTTCGGAATATGAAAGCGACGATCAAGTCGATGAAGAAGATAGCGATACTAAGGAGGTTTCGTCAGCCAAGAAAACGAAGTACCAGCCCCCTTCATCTATGGGCTTTTCATTCTATATCGATAATACCTTAGAGTCTTTGCGTGTTTTTTTCAGCGCTGTCAGGTTTAAGGATCAAGGCTCACCTAACCGCGTTCGGCATTGGGAGAAACACCCTCTTGTGGATGATGGTGGTGAAGAAATTGAAGCGCTGCTTGAAGCCCCATCGAAACATGTTGTTTGTCAAGGACGTGCCAGGGTCGATGTCAATGTCCGTCCCCATGGGGATGGTAAAATCGTGACAGTGACTCTTTCCAATATTCAGCAAGTCAAACTAAATCAAAAAGAAAAGGAACGTGACAAGTCAGCTGAAAATTCTTTATTCGAAGCTCAACTAAGGTGCTTTTTGCCAGAAAACGCTCTTCGGAACTATCCGCGCGTTAGCAAGGCGTTATTGACTGAAGAAGAGCAAGAGCTCGAACTCCGCTACAAAGATGAACACGTTTATGCCATCGGTCACGGCGTCGCGACGAATTGGAGTGATGACAGCGGTGAAGTGGAGATATTCAGTGAATTTATGCCTACCGTCGAAGTACCTCAGGTCACTGCAAACACCAGCGGTCAATTTACGGAAGTGCTGAGTTTTGAATTCCTCAAGTCAATCCAGTCCAATAGCTGTGTTTTTGATCAGCTTGATGAGTTTGTGGATAACTATTCCGACTGGATAGAAACACAAGAGGACCTTGCAGCATCTGAAGAAGATGATGAGCAAGATACCGCTCACCGTCTCATTTCCCGTATGGAAACCGCTGAAATACGGATGCGAAGTAGCATTTCTCTATTGCGCGAAAATGAAGATGCACAACTTGCTTTCTCGTTAGCCAATCAGGCAATGCTTGCCCAAATGAAGCTTGGTAGTACTAATATCCCCAAGACCCCATACAGTTGGCGACCTTTTCAGCTTGCTTTCTTTCTTATGGCTTTAGAGTCTTCCATTAATGAGGACTGCGACTATAGGGACTGGGTTGATTTGATCTGGTTCCCTACCGGCGGAGGTAAGACAGAAGCTTACCTGGGAGTAATGGCATTCGTTTTTGTCTATCGTCGCCTGAAGTATTCCGCCAGTGGCGGAGGAACTACTGCCATCATGCGGTACACTCTGCGTCTATTGACCTCTCAGCAATTTGTTCGTGCCTGCAAGGTTGTGTCTGCATTAGAGCTCATACGACGGGAGACCCCCGCACTTGGCGAAGAGCCGTATAGCGTAGGGTTGTGGCTAGGAGGTGAATCTTCACCCAACACCTTTATTCAGGCGCTTGATGAACACAGTAAGGGTAACTTTAGTAAGTTTGTTTTGCAGCAATGCCCCTGGTGTGCCACCGCGTTTACAAAAGAGAATTACAAGGCGACTGAAACAAGTTTTCACCTCTCATGTAGTAACCAGAAATGTTCTTTTGGTTGTGACGAAAATAACATTTTACCTTTCAATGTTGTCGATGAAGCACTCTACCAGAAACCACCAAGCTTATTGATTGCAACAGTAGATAAGTTTGCCCGACTCCCCTGGGAAAACCGGGCAGGTGTTTTTTTTGGCGGTAATACCCATCGACCACCGGAACTGATCATTCAAGATGAACTGCACCTCATTTCAGGTGCGTTGGGTTCTATTGTTGGGATTTACGAGGTGGGTCTCGAGGCGATCCTTGTCTCTCGCGGCGTATATCCCAAGTTTATTGCTTCAACAGCAACTATTCGCCAAGCCTCTGAGCAAGTTAAAGCACTGTTCGGGCGTGATATGGCCGTATTCCCCCCCGTAGGACTTCGCCAAAAGGACTCTTACTTTGCACGCGAAGTGCCGTTGAGTGAAAAGCCAGGAAGACTCTACGTGGGTTACATGGCCTTTGGTCGACAACGACAGAATTGTCTTGATGATCTGGCGGGTACCTTAGTCGCCGCCCCACAAGCTCTTTTCTACGATCAAGCCAAACTGAAGGATGCTTGGTGGACTCAGCTGATCTATCACGGGAGTCTTAAAGGGGTAGGTAATAGCAGAACGAATTTTCAGAGCGGCATTCCCCGTATTCAGAATCGTATGCTGCTATCGAATTTTTTCAAAGAAGCCGAAACCATAGAGCCAGGCATTGCTGAGTCACTATCCAGTAAATTAAATGAATTCCCTGGTTTCTTTAATGGAAAGTGTCCAGACGAAATTTCCGATAATCAAGACTTCCTCAAGCTGTATAAACAATTCTTTCCGGCTCGTGAACTCAATATAAAATCACTCACCAGTAATCAAACGGCGGATGCCAATGCAAAGGTTTTTGACTCTCTAAGCTCGACATGCGAAAAGGATGATGCTCTTGATGCTACGCTGGCCACGAACATGGTATCGGTTGGCTTGGACGAGCCAAGGCTGGCACTGATGGTTATAAATGGTCAGCCGTTGACTACAGCAGAGTATATTCAGGCAAGTAGTCGGGTAGGCAGGGGGAAAACGCCTGGGATCGTGTTTGCAAATTACTACAAGACTCAGGCCAGAAGTCTTTCTCACTATGAAAACTTCAGGGCATATCACAGATCATTCTACCGATTTGTAGAGCCTTCAAGTTTGACGCCGTTCACTTCGCAAGTCAGGAGCAGGGCACTGCATGCCGCCCTTGTATCTGCCGTGAGACACTGTGAGCATGGCTTGCTGGAAAATACTGACGCACAGCACTTTGCCAAAGATCAGCCAGAAGTGGCAAAAGTACTTCGCCTGTTAAAGGTTCGCATCAAACATGCACTTAATGGACGTAAAGCCACTGAAGCTGAGGTTCTCGCGCATCTGGACCGACTGGCAGAAGAATGGGAAAAAGAGGCATCAGAGGTCACTAACCTCAGGTATAAACAAAATGACAAGTCCACTGATGGTCTTCTTGCTCCATTTGAAGACAGCCAGTTTGCCTCAGGGCTTTGGAAAACGTTGAACTCAATGAGAAATGTTGAAAAGACTGCTCTCTTTGAAGTAGCAGGTGACAAATATCATGATTGA